The following coding sequences are from one Desulfosporosinus orientis DSM 765 window:
- the cydB gene encoding cytochrome d ubiquinol oxidase subunit II translates to MDLNILWFILIAVLFVGFFFLEGFDFGVGILLPFLGRNDQERRVVINTIGPHWDGNEVWLITAGGAMFAAFPNWYATLFSGFFLALFLVLFSLIIRGVAFEYRSSDASPRWRSTWDWVIFTGSLLLSILWGVAMTNLIKGVPIDAKMQYAGTFFDLLSPYTIVGGLTTLLVFMLHGALFLSLKTTGTMAERSSAAGQKIGLAAIPVVLLFAVLTYLQTDLFASLGAGITLLASGVTLILAAILLRSGKAGWAFITNGLTILLFTLSLFWGLFPRVMISSLNMDWSLTIYNASSSPYTLKIMTIVAIVMVPIVLLYQGWTYWVFRNRVTEKNLHY, encoded by the coding sequence ATGGACTTAAACATCCTCTGGTTTATCCTCATTGCAGTGTTGTTTGTCGGGTTCTTTTTTCTGGAAGGGTTCGATTTTGGAGTAGGGATATTGCTGCCCTTCCTGGGTAGAAATGATCAGGAACGGCGGGTGGTTATTAACACCATTGGTCCTCATTGGGATGGGAATGAAGTTTGGTTGATAACCGCAGGGGGAGCTATGTTTGCAGCCTTCCCTAATTGGTACGCTACGCTGTTCAGCGGGTTTTTTCTGGCCCTATTTCTAGTCTTATTTTCTTTAATCATTCGCGGAGTCGCTTTTGAATACCGCAGCAGCGATGCAAGTCCTCGCTGGAGATCGACGTGGGATTGGGTTATATTCACAGGAAGCTTGTTACTGTCCATTCTTTGGGGCGTCGCTATGACCAATTTAATCAAAGGAGTGCCTATTGACGCCAAGATGCAATATGCGGGAACCTTCTTTGATCTTCTTTCGCCATACACTATCGTAGGAGGATTAACAACACTCCTGGTCTTCATGCTCCACGGCGCTCTGTTCCTCAGCCTGAAGACCACAGGAACTATGGCGGAGCGGTCCTCGGCAGCTGGGCAAAAGATTGGCTTAGCAGCAATACCTGTCGTTCTGCTCTTTGCAGTATTAACCTATTTACAAACAGATCTTTTTGCCAGCCTGGGTGCAGGCATAACCTTACTTGCTTCAGGGGTAACCCTTATCCTGGCAGCCATCTTATTGCGCTCCGGCAAGGCCGGCTGGGCATTCATCACAAATGGGCTCACAATTCTCTTGTTCACCCTATCCTTATTCTGGGGACTTTTCCCCCGGGTTATGATTTCCAGTCTCAACATGGACTGGAGCCTGACCATCTATAATGCCTCATCCAGCCCCTACACCCTGAAGATTATGACCATAGTGGCAATCGTTATGGTTCCCATTGTCCTTCTCTATCAGGGCTGGACCTATTGGGTCTTCCGCAACAGAGTTACCGAAAAAAATCTGCACTATTAA